One stretch of Euphorbia lathyris chromosome 7, ddEupLath1.1, whole genome shotgun sequence DNA includes these proteins:
- the LOC136235679 gene encoding vacuolar protein sorting-associated protein 52 A-like has translation MEYTPRDVFDVGAFVGYLTVEEDVSSDDISLEGLEQELEECKNDDVVANILSKGTTLRDYTKGVENNLRQVELDSIQDYIKESDNLVSLHDQIRDCDSILSQMETLLSGFQAEIGSISSDIKILQEKSMDMGLKLNNRKVAESQLAKFVEDIIVPPRMVDIIVDGEVNDEYLRTLEILSKKLKFIEVDPLVKGSKALKDVQPELEKLRQKAISKVFDFIVQKLYALRKPKTNIQILQQSVLLKYKYVISFLKEHGKEIYVEVRGAYIDTMNKVLSAHFRAYIQALEKLQLDIATSSDLIGVETRSSGLFSRAREPLKNRSAVFALGERINILKEIDQPALIPHIAEASSQKYPYEVLFRSLHKLLMDTATSEYLFCDDFFAEESIFQDIFTGPLAVVDEHFNSILPNCYDAIGLMLMIRIIHQHQLIMSRRRIPCLDSYLDKVNISLWPRFKMVFDLHLSSLRNANVKILWEDDVHPHYVMRRYAEFTASLIHLNYEYGDGQLDLNLERLRMAIDDLIIKLARTFPKHKMQIVFLINNYDMTISVLKEAGPEGGKIQSHFEELLKSNTALFVEELLLEHFSDLIKFVKTRASEDPSSSSENPISVGEVETIVKDFGSRWKAAIELMHKDVITSFSNFLCGMEILRAALTQLLLYYTRLSDSIKGIVGGSALNKDLVSISSIMYEIKKYSRTF, from the exons ATGGAATATACACCTAGAGATGTGTTTGATGTAGGGGCATTTGTTGGTTACTTGACTGTTGAAGAGGATGTTAGCAG cgATGACATATCATTAGAAGGTCTTGAGCAAGAATTGGAAGAATGCAAAAATGACGAT GTAGTTGCAAATATCTTATCTAAAGGCACAACATTAAGAGATTACACAAAGGGAGTGGAGAACAATTTGCGACAAGTTGAGTTAGACTCCATTCAG GATTATATCAAAGAAAGTGATAATCTAGTATCTCTTCATGATCAAATTCGCGATTGTGATAGCATCTTGTCCCAAATGGAAACTCTTCTAAGTGGATTTCAG GCTGAGATTGGTTCTATAAGTTCAGACATTAAGATTCTCCAAGAGAAGTCTATGGATATGGGTTTGAAACTGAACAACCGCAAG GTTGCCGAGTCACAACTGGCAAAATTTGTTGAAGACATTATTGTTCCTCCTCGAATGGTGGACATAATCGTGGATGGAGAG GTTAATGATGAATATTTGAGAACTCTTGAGATTCTCAGTAAGAAGCTGAAGTTCATTGAGGTGGATCCATTGGTTAAAGGCTCAAAAGCTTTGAAAGATGTGCAGCCTGAGCTTGAAAAGCTGAGGCAAAAAGCCATTTCGAAG GTCTTTGATTTCATTGTCCAGAAGCTATATGCATTGAGAAAGCCCAAAACAAATATTCAGATTCTTCAACAGAGTGTTCTTTTAAAGTACAA GTACGTTATTTCCTTCCTCAAGGAACATGGAAAGGAGATATATGTCGAAGTTCGTGGAGCATACATTGACACAATGAACAAG GTCTTAAGTGCACATTTCCGTGCTTACATTCAAGCTCTAGAGAAGTTACAGTTAGATATAGCAACATCTAGTGACTTAATTGGCGTGGAGACTAGAAGCAGTGGTCTGTTCTCAAGAGCAAGGGAGCCTTTAAAGAATCGATCAGCTGTTTTTGCATTGGGGGAGAGGATTAATATTTTGAAG GAAATTGATCAACCAGCACTGATTCCTCATATAGCTGAAGCCAGCTCCCAGAAGTATCCCTATGAGGTCCTGTTCCGAAGTTTACACAAGTTGCTAATGGATACTGCCACATCTGA ATACCTGTTTTGCGATGATTTCTTTGCGGAAGAATCCATATTTCAGGATATTTTTACAG GTCCTCTTGCCGTTGTTGATGAGCACTTCAATTCAATACTACCAAATTGTTATGATGCCATAGGGCTCATGCTTATGATTCGCATCATACACCAGCACCAG CTTATAATGTCTCGGCGGCGGATTCCATGCTTGGACTCCTATCTTGACAAG GTCAATATTTCGCTGTGGCCTCGTTTCAAGATGGTCTTTGACTTGCATCTTAGCAGCCTGCGGAATGCAAATGTGAAGATATTGTGGGAAGATGATGTTCATCCTCATTATGTTATGAGGCGTTATGCTGAATTCACAGCTTCTCTGATTCACCTAAATTATGAATATGGAGATGGGCAG CTCGATCTGAACTTAGAGCGACTGAGGATGGCCATTGACGACTTGATCATCAAGCTTGCCAGAACATTCCCAAAGCACAAAATGCAAATTGTGTTTCTCATAAACAACTATGATATGACAATTTCTGTACTGAAG GAGGCTGGTCCGGAAGGTGGGAAAATTCAGTCACACTTTGAGGAACTGCTGAAGAGCAATACAGCATTATTTGTG GAAGAGTTGCTGCTAGAGCATTTTAGTGATCTCATCAAGTTTGTGAAGACTCGAGCCT CTGAGGACCCAAGTTCCAGTTCGGAGAATCCAATATCGGTTGGTGAAGTCGAGACAATTGTGAAAGATTTTGGAAGTAGATGGAAAGCTGCAATAGAGCTTATGCATAAAGATGTTATAACTTCTTTCAGCAACTTCTTATGTGGGATGGAGATTTTAAGGGCTGCGTTGACCCAACTTCTGCTATATTACACCAGGCTCTCAGATTCCATCAAGGGAATTGTTGGTGGCTCTGCACTCAATAAAGATCTCGTTTCCATTTCTTCGATCATGTACGAGATCAAGAAATACTCGAGGACATTCTAG